One stretch of Rattus norvegicus strain BN/NHsdMcwi chromosome 12, GRCr8, whole genome shotgun sequence DNA includes these proteins:
- the Hpd gene encoding 4-hydroxyphenylpyruvate dioxygenase has product MTTYSNKGPKPERGRFLHFHSVTFWVGNAKQAASFYCNKMGFEPLAYKGLETGSREVVSHVIKQGKIVFVLCSALNPWNKEMGDHLVKHGDGVKDIAFEVEDCEHIVQKARERGAKIVREPWVEEDKFGKVKFAVLQTYGDTTHTLVEKINYTGRFLPGFEAPTYKDTLLPKLPSCNLEIIDHIVGNQPDQEMESASEWYLKNLQFHRFWSVDDTQVHTEYSSLRSIVVANYEESIKMPINEPAPGRKKSQIQEYVDYNGGAGVQHIALRTEDIITTIRHLRERGMEFLAVPSSYYRLLRENLKTSKIQVKENMDVLEELKILVDYDEKGYLLQIFTKPMQDRPTLFLEVIQRHNHQGFGAGNFNSLFKAFEEEQALRGNLTDLETNGVRSGM; this is encoded by the exons ATG ACAACCTACAGCAACAAAGGACCAAAG CCTGAGAGAGGCCGGTTCCTCCATTTCCACTCTGTGACCTTCTGGGTTGGCAACGCCAAGCAG GCTGCCTCCTTCTATTGCAACAAGATGGGCTTCGAACCGCTGGCCTACAAGGGCCTGGAGACGGGCTCCCGGGAGGTGGTCAGTCATGTCATCAAGCAAGGGAAA ATTGTGTttgttctctgctctgctctcaaTCCCTGGAACAAAG AGATGGGTGACCACCTGGTGAAGCATGGTGATGGCGTAAAGGACATCGCATTCGAGGTGGAAGACTGTGAACACATTGTGCAG AAAGCCCGAGAACGGGGCGCTAAAATTGTACGGGAGCCATGGGTGGAGGAAGACAAATTCGGGAAGGTGAAGTTCGCTGTGCTGCAGACG TATGGAGATACCACGCACACCCTGGTGGAGAAGATCAACTACACCGGTCGTTTCTTACCTGGATTCGAGGCCCCAACATACAAGGACACCCTACTTCCAAAACT ACCCAGCTGTAACCTGGAGATCATCGACCATATTGTAGGCAACCAGCCCGACCAGGAAATGGAGTCTGCCTCAGAATG GTACCTGAAAAACCTGCAGTTCCACCGGTTCTGGTCTGTAGACGACACACAGGTGCACACGGAGTATAGCTCTCTGCGCTCCATCGTGGTGGCCAACTATGAGGAGTCCATCAAAATGCCCATTAATGAACCGGCCCCGGGCAGGAAGAAGTCTCAGATCCAG GAATATGTGGACTATAATGGGGGTGCTGGGGTCCAGCACATCGCTCTCAGGACCGAAGACATCATCACAACG ATCCGCCACTTGAGGGAACGAGGCATGGAGTTCTTGGCTGTCCCGTCTTCTTACTACAGACTGCTTCGGGAGAATCTCAAGACCTCCAAGATCCAAGTGAAGGAGAACATGGATGTCTTGGAG GAGCTAAAAATCCTGGTAGACTACGATGAGAAAGGCTACCTCCTACAGATCTTCACCAAGCCCATGCAGGACCGGCCCACGCTCTTCTTGGAAGTCATCCAACGCCACAACCACCAG GGCTTTGGAGCAGGTAACTTCAACTCTCTGTTCAAAGCTTTCGAAGAGGAGCAAGCCCTACGGGGTAACCTCACTGACCTGGAGACCAACGGTGTGAGGTCTGGAATGTAA